From the Apus apus isolate bApuApu2 chromosome 4, bApuApu2.pri.cur, whole genome shotgun sequence genome, one window contains:
- the DUSP29 gene encoding dual specificity phosphatase 29 — translation MDKMSSAGLNTGKKNVYTAIKADPAEDYHTPGAFELEKLFWKGCPKYTHVNEVWPNLYIGDEKTALDRYSLEKAGFTHILNAAHGQRNVNTGPEYYHDMTVEYHGVEADDLPTFNLSQFFYSASKFIDNALQDERNKVLVHCAMGRSRSATLVLAYLMIYKNMTVVDAIEQVSRHRCILPNRGFLKQLRELDIALALQRMKTKTSPLSDDDENSTTI, via the exons ATGGACAAGATGTCATCAGCAGGTTTGAacactgggaagaaaaatgtatacACAGCAATCAAAGCAGATCCTGCTGAGGATTACCATACCCCAGGTGCATTTGAATTGGAGAAACTCTTCTGGAAAGGATGCCCGAAGTACACTCATGTCAATGAAGTCTGGCCCAACCTCTACATTGGAGATGA gaaaactGCATTAGACCGCTACAGCCTTGAGAAGGCAGGCTTCACCCACATCCTCAATGCAGCCCATGGCCAGCGGAATGTGAACACAGGACCAGAATATTATCATGACATGACTGTGGAGTACCATGGAGTGGAAGCAGATGATCTCCCCACTTTCAATCTCAGCCAGTTCTTTTATTCAGCTTCTAAATTCATTGATAATGCACTTCAGGATGAAAGAA ACAAGGTCCTGGTTCACTGTGCTATGGGTCGCAGCCGGTCAGCCACATTGGTCTTGGCTTACCTGATGATTTACAAGAACATGACAGTGGTTGATGCCATCGAGCAAGTATCAAGACACCGATGCATCTTGCCAAACCGGGGCTTCTTGAAGCAGCTGCGAGAACTGGACATAGCGCTGGCACTACAGAGGATGAAGACCAAAACCAGCCCACTGTCTGATGATGATGAGAACAGCACCACGATCTAG